In one Chitinivibrionales bacterium genomic region, the following are encoded:
- a CDS encoding 1-acyl-sn-glycerol-3-phosphate acyltransferase, which produces MKKPYQTAVDNIVETLEWFFTRAFSKIHVDLNGYKPETLKDSMVMAVSSHRSQTDYFLFGWVLFNNGVKYLRIAAGDNLTTLPFIGKKFKSFGAFPVKRDMALRKNYVRQLCLDVVGMLEDNEPILVFPEGGRSYGGDMMEPRGGILLSAILAQARNPQKKVYLLPGTVSYEYLPELPYFEMLGKGKEMRKKSNNVFRRLAGTLYYFGADILAFGKFLLRTRLGLSQGEVYVDIGTPLAVNEIVDVKANFNAKARDDFSGHQASMRIVCNKLSTVFRSLYRFLPEHVVAGVLKKNPAIAKRAAAERVQEIVLRLREQKRNTKTLDALTEHQIVAIGFKQLRRVKAVSMQGGALAIRKQSIIDYYASALME; this is translated from the coding sequence ATGAAGAAACCCTATCAGACCGCGGTTGACAACATCGTGGAAACCCTGGAATGGTTTTTCACCAGGGCATTTTCAAAAATCCACGTTGATCTGAACGGATACAAGCCCGAAACGCTCAAGGATTCCATGGTCATGGCGGTGTCGTCGCACCGGAGCCAGACCGATTATTTTCTCTTCGGATGGGTGCTGTTCAACAACGGCGTCAAATACCTCCGCATTGCCGCGGGCGACAATCTGACCACCCTGCCGTTCATCGGAAAAAAATTCAAGTCTTTCGGCGCCTTTCCCGTGAAACGGGACATGGCCCTCAGGAAAAATTACGTGCGCCAGCTCTGCCTTGACGTTGTGGGAATGCTTGAGGACAACGAGCCGATTCTCGTGTTTCCCGAAGGCGGCAGGAGCTACGGCGGCGACATGATGGAGCCCAGGGGCGGCATTCTCTTGTCCGCGATCCTTGCCCAGGCGAGGAACCCCCAAAAAAAAGTGTATTTGCTTCCCGGCACCGTTTCCTATGAATACCTGCCCGAACTTCCCTATTTCGAGATGCTGGGAAAGGGCAAGGAGATGCGGAAGAAATCGAACAATGTTTTCAGACGGCTCGCCGGCACCCTATATTACTTCGGCGCCGACATTCTCGCGTTCGGTAAATTTCTTTTGCGCACGCGGCTCGGCCTTTCGCAGGGCGAGGTGTACGTCGACATTGGCACGCCCCTTGCTGTCAATGAAATTGTGGATGTCAAGGCGAATTTCAACGCAAAGGCGCGCGATGATTTTTCAGGCCACCAGGCGTCCATGCGGATTGTCTGCAACAAACTGTCTACGGTGTTCCGGTCGCTGTACCGGTTTTTGCCCGAGCATGTGGTGGCCGGCGTTCTCAAGAAAAACCCGGCAATCGCCAAACGGGCGGCTGCGGAACGGGTGCAGGAGATTGTGCTGCGTCTCAGGGAACAGAAACGCAACACCAAAACCCTTGACGCCCTCACCGAACACCAGATCGTCGCCATCGGCTTCAAGCAGCTGCGGCGCGTGAAAGCTGTTTCGATGCAGGGTGGCGCGCTCGCGATCCGGAAACAGTCAATCATCGATTATTACGCGTCGGCGCTCATGGAATAG
- a CDS encoding TIGR00725 family protein produces the protein MAKVNPAIGVIGGSEASEETLKIAYEVGRYIANNNAVLVCGGLGGVMEAASRGASENGGVVVGIIPGADKSAANPYVQIVIPTGMGVARNALVVHASDVLVAFPGKFGTLSEIGLALDLGKPVIYLPGAWNLQKIEPVDAALYKEAFDAHGAVGLAMDALRKK, from the coding sequence ATGGCAAAAGTAAACCCGGCAATCGGCGTGATAGGCGGATCTGAAGCTTCCGAAGAAACGCTCAAGATTGCCTATGAAGTAGGCAGGTACATCGCCAACAACAACGCGGTACTCGTGTGCGGCGGGCTCGGCGGCGTCATGGAAGCGGCGAGCAGGGGAGCGTCCGAAAACGGCGGCGTTGTGGTGGGCATCATTCCGGGAGCGGATAAGAGCGCGGCAAATCCGTATGTGCAGATCGTGATTCCCACGGGCATGGGCGTTGCGCGCAACGCGCTCGTGGTGCACGCGTCCGACGTGCTCGTCGCGTTTCCGGGGAAGTTCGGCACGCTCAGCGAAATAGGTCTGGCGCTCGATCTCGGCAAGCCGGTGATCTACCTGCCCGGTGCGTGGAACTTGCAGAAAATAGAACCGGTCGACGCGGCGCTTTACAAAGAGGCGTTCGACGCGCACGGAGCAGTGGGGCTGGCAATGGACGCCTTGCGGAAGAAGTGA
- a CDS encoding ATP-binding cassette domain-containing protein — MAENQNVPVIEVRNVSVAYGEHTVLDNVSMSVLPREIKVILGPSGCGKTTLLKTIVGLLSPSHGSVRLFGRELADLDSQETVDLLKRAGILFQNGALLGSLTVAENVALPLEMHTNLSPDLMREIVMLKLSQVGLAHAATLLPEELSGGMRKRAALARALVLDPPLLFCDEPSAGLDPVTAAGLDGLLLSLRERLSITVVVVTHELASIKKIADTIVFLHNGNVLFDGPLARAERFASGPVFDFFMRKDSTPAAAAAAGASLFTVEQTA; from the coding sequence ATGGCTGAAAATCAAAACGTACCCGTCATAGAAGTCCGCAATGTCAGCGTCGCCTACGGCGAGCACACAGTGCTTGACAATGTAAGCATGAGCGTGCTGCCGCGGGAAATAAAGGTGATTCTCGGCCCTTCGGGGTGCGGCAAAACAACCCTCCTCAAGACCATTGTCGGACTGCTTTCGCCGTCGCACGGCAGCGTGCGGCTGTTCGGCAGGGAGCTTGCGGACCTTGACTCGCAGGAAACCGTTGACCTGCTCAAGCGGGCGGGCATCCTGTTTCAGAACGGTGCGCTGCTCGGCTCGCTCACCGTGGCTGAAAACGTCGCCTTGCCGCTGGAGATGCACACGAACCTTTCGCCCGACTTGATGCGCGAGATCGTGATGCTCAAGCTTTCGCAGGTGGGGCTTGCCCATGCGGCCACGTTGCTGCCCGAGGAGCTCTCGGGCGGCATGCGCAAGCGCGCGGCGCTCGCCCGCGCCCTGGTGCTCGACCCTCCCCTTCTGTTCTGCGACGAACCGTCGGCCGGGCTCGACCCGGTGACCGCGGCCGGCCTCGACGGGCTCCTTCTGTCGCTGCGCGAAAGGCTGTCCATCACCGTCGTGGTGGTGACGCACGAGCTGGCCTCCATTAAGAAAATCGCGGACACCATCGTGTTCCTGCACAACGGCAACGTGCTCTTCGATGGGCCCCTGGCACGCGCCGAGCGATTCGCCTCGGGCCCGGTGTTCGACTTCTTCATGCGCAAGGACAGCACGCCAGCCGCGGCCGCCGCCGCGGGAGCGTCGCTCTTTACCGTGGAGCAGACCGCATGA
- a CDS encoding rhodanese-like domain-containing protein: protein MKLLIIAAIIIAVAVIAFNIYKRESMEDLFSLPPGELLVIDVRTKQEYDAGHFSTALNIPYDQVAGRIGELEPYKLKTVILYCHSGNRAATAEKVLKKNGFANVVNAGGYDNISRYDRKK, encoded by the coding sequence ATGAAACTCCTGATTATCGCCGCGATAATCATCGCGGTTGCGGTCATCGCTTTTAACATTTACAAAAGGGAATCCATGGAAGACCTCTTTTCACTTCCTCCCGGCGAATTGCTCGTGATCGACGTCCGTACAAAACAGGAGTACGATGCCGGCCACTTCAGCACGGCACTCAATATTCCTTATGACCAGGTCGCGGGCCGGATCGGGGAGTTGGAACCGTACAAACTGAAAACCGTGATCCTGTATTGCCACAGCGGAAACAGGGCGGCAACGGCGGAAAAGGTCCTCAAGAAAAACGGATTTGCCAATGTGGTGAACGCGGGCGGATATGATAATATTTCTCGATATGACAGGAAAAAATAA
- a CDS encoding secondary thiamine-phosphate synthase enzyme YjbQ, with protein sequence MKSYRETLEFSTHTRREYINITPQVEAALQKSGVREGLCLVNAMHITASVYINDDEPGLLKDYDDWLEKLAPHEPVSRYRHNGAEDNGDAHLKRQVMGREVVVAVTAGKLDFGPWEQIFYGEFDGRRKKRVLIKIIGE encoded by the coding sequence ATGAAATCATACAGGGAAACCCTTGAGTTTAGCACTCACACCCGGCGCGAATACATCAACATCACGCCGCAGGTGGAGGCCGCGCTCCAAAAGAGCGGCGTCCGCGAAGGACTCTGCCTTGTCAATGCCATGCACATCACGGCGAGCGTGTACATCAACGACGACGAGCCCGGGCTCCTCAAGGACTACGATGACTGGCTCGAAAAACTCGCCCCGCACGAACCCGTGAGCAGGTACCGCCACAACGGCGCTGAAGACAACGGCGACGCGCACCTCAAGCGCCAGGTCATGGGACGCGAGGTGGTGGTGGCGGTCACGGCCGGCAAACTTGATTTCGGGCCGTGGGAGCAGATTTTTTACGGGGAATTTGACGGAAGAAGAAAAAAGAGGGTTCTGATTAAAATAATAGGGGAGTGA
- a CDS encoding isoprenylcysteine carboxylmethyltransferase family protein yields MTAIKSFLFLIFAAGLGAGYVPFALLPKSPQIETGIFAFLAFPLWIIGAVTVLWCFWEFTFKGRGTPAPVDPPKKLVVTGVYRQVRNPIYLGVLTIFIGYFFWFKSIWLLGYAAAAFVAFHLFITLYKEPKLKKKFGEAYEKYCKSVPRWIPKMR; encoded by the coding sequence GTGACCGCCATCAAATCTTTTTTATTTCTCATTTTCGCGGCAGGTCTCGGCGCGGGCTACGTTCCCTTTGCCCTTCTTCCGAAAAGTCCGCAAATCGAAACGGGCATTTTTGCCTTTCTGGCATTTCCCCTTTGGATCATCGGCGCGGTGACCGTCCTGTGGTGCTTCTGGGAATTCACGTTCAAGGGCCGTGGCACGCCCGCGCCGGTCGACCCGCCGAAAAAACTTGTCGTCACCGGCGTTTATCGCCAGGTTCGCAATCCTATTTACCTTGGCGTGTTGACCATTTTCATTGGTTACTTCTTTTGGTTCAAATCGATATGGCTTCTCGGATACGCTGCCGCGGCATTTGTGGCGTTTCATCTTTTTATCACGCTCTATAAGGAACCGAAGTTGAAGAAGAAGTTCGGTGAGGCTTACGAGAAGTATTGCAAATCAGTTCCCCGGTGGATTCCGAAAATGAGATGA
- a CDS encoding glucose-6-phosphate isomerase, with protein sequence MQRIFYDDRCLGEWIKENEWKAYNESFMAAQEMLEKKTGAGSDFLGWLDLPSAIGKDEVKKVSDIAAALRPETDVLVCIGIGGSYLGAKAAIEFVSPSFEDLRKPRVIFAGHQINSDFITDLLELVKDKSVAVNVISKSGTTTEPGIAFRIVKQWMEKRYGKKDAAKRIVATTDAAKGALRKLADEEQYETFVIPSDVGGRFSVLTPVGLFPCAMAGLDISKMLAGAKEAMGFCSEKSLAKNIAGRYAAARNILFRRGKTTEVMALFAPQLHYLGDWFKQLAGESEGKNLTGIFPSSVDYTTDLHSLGQWMQEGVRNVFETFVVLKKTASSMKLPKLSDDSDELNYLAGKSFEDVNAEAYRGTLLAHLDGGVPCATITLADRGEETLGQTFYFFEKAIALSGYLLRVNPFDQPGVEAYKKNMFALLSKPGNEKQGGELKQRLAKLGL encoded by the coding sequence ATGCAGAGAATATTCTACGACGACCGATGCCTCGGCGAATGGATCAAAGAAAATGAATGGAAGGCCTATAATGAATCCTTTATGGCCGCCCAGGAAATGCTGGAAAAGAAAACCGGGGCCGGGAGCGATTTTCTCGGTTGGCTTGATCTGCCGTCGGCCATCGGCAAGGATGAAGTGAAGAAGGTAAGCGACATTGCCGCAGCGCTGCGTCCGGAAACCGACGTGCTCGTCTGCATCGGCATCGGGGGGTCGTACCTCGGCGCGAAGGCGGCGATCGAGTTCGTGTCGCCGTCGTTCGAGGACCTGCGCAAGCCGCGCGTGATTTTCGCCGGCCACCAGATCAATTCCGATTTCATCACTGACCTGCTCGAGCTTGTCAAGGACAAGAGCGTTGCGGTGAACGTGATCTCCAAGAGCGGCACCACCACCGAGCCGGGCATCGCTTTCCGTATCGTAAAGCAGTGGATGGAGAAGCGCTACGGCAAAAAGGACGCGGCGAAACGGATCGTCGCCACCACCGATGCCGCAAAGGGCGCCCTGCGCAAGCTCGCCGATGAGGAACAATATGAAACGTTCGTTATTCCCTCGGACGTGGGCGGCAGGTTCTCGGTGCTCACGCCCGTGGGACTTTTCCCCTGCGCGATGGCAGGCCTTGACATAAGCAAAATGCTCGCGGGCGCAAAAGAGGCAATGGGATTCTGCAGTGAAAAATCGCTTGCGAAAAACATCGCCGGCCGCTACGCCGCCGCCCGGAACATTCTTTTCCGCCGCGGCAAGACCACCGAGGTCATGGCGCTTTTCGCGCCGCAGCTGCATTACCTGGGCGACTGGTTCAAGCAGCTTGCCGGCGAAAGCGAGGGAAAGAACCTTACCGGCATTTTCCCCTCGTCCGTGGATTACACCACCGACCTGCACTCGCTGGGGCAGTGGATGCAGGAAGGCGTGCGCAACGTGTTTGAGACCTTCGTGGTGCTCAAGAAGACCGCATCGTCGATGAAGCTGCCGAAACTTTCCGACGACAGCGACGAGCTCAATTACCTTGCGGGAAAAAGCTTCGAGGACGTGAACGCCGAGGCGTACCGCGGCACCCTCCTTGCGCACCTTGACGGCGGCGTGCCGTGCGCCACCATCACGCTTGCGGACAGGGGCGAGGAGACGCTGGGCCAGACGTTCTACTTTTTCGAGAAGGCCATCGCGCTCTCGGGCTACCTGCTGCGCGTGAACCCGTTCGACCAGCCCGGCGTCGAGGCCTACAAGAAGAACATGTTTGCGCTTTTGTCAAAGCCGGGCAACGAAAAGCAGGGCGGTGAATTGAAGCAGAGGCTTGCGAAATTAGGTTTATGA
- a CDS encoding peptidylprolyl isomerase — protein MSDLTASIKTEKGTINLTLFAEKTPLTAANFVNLAKRGFYNNLRFHRVIADFMIQGGCPKGNGTGGPGYKFRDEFVKELRHGKPGILSMANSGPNTNGSQFFITHVPTPWLDGHHTVFGEVKGDQDMAVVNAIRQGDRIDTIEISGNADELLKEQREEVEQWNKKLR, from the coding sequence ATGTCCGACCTCACCGCCTCGATCAAAACCGAAAAAGGCACCATCAACCTCACGCTGTTCGCCGAAAAAACGCCGCTCACTGCGGCCAATTTCGTGAACCTTGCCAAACGGGGATTTTACAACAACCTCAGGTTCCACCGCGTGATCGCAGACTTCATGATCCAGGGCGGGTGCCCCAAAGGAAACGGCACGGGCGGGCCGGGCTACAAGTTCCGCGACGAATTCGTGAAGGAACTGCGCCACGGCAAACCGGGCATTTTGTCAATGGCCAACTCCGGCCCCAACACCAACGGCAGCCAGTTCTTCATCACGCACGTGCCCACGCCCTGGCTCGACGGTCATCACACCGTGTTCGGCGAGGTGAAGGGCGATCAGGACATGGCCGTGGTCAACGCCATCCGCCAGGGCGACCGCATTGACACGATAGAAATAAGCGGTAATGCGGATGAATTGTTAAAGGAGCAGCGGGAGGAAGTGGAGCAGTGGAACAAGAAGCTGAGATAA
- a CDS encoding MlaE family lipid ABC transporter permease subunit: MAETVHLPASLTREWIEKNGRTLLARRNTEPLVLDLSSTTLFDSAGLSLLFFLGRQYAKAGNKLTLRNASHDLLSTLDSYGRSAVEKQEASGKKENAFARMGDFVLAFRTTAVAALSMFTEIIYWGTAGVLKKRDFRKGSIELQMFLMGYKALGIVSLLSFLIGIVLALQAALQLQQFGAGIFLAPMMTISMIKELGPLMTAIILTGRNGSATTAEIATMVVGEEIDALRTMGINPVQFVIIPKFIALSITMPLLSIAGTMFGLLGGYLVAVFYLDISSGLFIREMMKNIVFIDVVANVVKSVVFSWLIIWIGSFHGFRVRGGAESVGKETTASVVTGIFIIIMADAAFSFIF, translated from the coding sequence ATGGCCGAAACCGTTCATCTTCCGGCATCCCTGACCAGGGAATGGATTGAAAAAAACGGGCGCACTCTTTTAGCAAGGCGAAACACCGAACCGCTGGTGCTGGATTTATCAAGCACCACACTCTTCGATTCCGCCGGGCTCTCCCTGCTTTTTTTCCTCGGCAGACAGTATGCCAAGGCCGGAAACAAACTCACGCTCCGCAACGCATCCCACGACCTACTTTCCACTTTGGACTCCTACGGCAGATCCGCCGTTGAGAAGCAGGAGGCTTCCGGAAAAAAAGAAAATGCGTTCGCGCGCATGGGAGACTTTGTCTTGGCATTCCGCACCACAGCCGTTGCAGCACTGTCAATGTTTACGGAAATTATTTATTGGGGAACCGCCGGAGTGCTGAAAAAAAGAGATTTCAGGAAAGGGTCGATTGAGCTGCAGATGTTTTTAATGGGATACAAGGCGCTCGGTATTGTGAGCCTGCTTTCATTTCTCATCGGCATCGTGCTCGCGCTCCAGGCGGCGCTGCAGCTCCAGCAGTTCGGCGCCGGCATCTTTCTCGCCCCCATGATGACCATTTCAATGATAAAGGAGCTCGGCCCGCTCATGACCGCGATAATACTCACGGGCCGCAACGGCAGCGCCACAACGGCGGAGATCGCCACCATGGTGGTCGGCGAGGAGATCGATGCGCTGCGCACCATGGGCATTAATCCGGTCCAGTTTGTGATCATCCCGAAATTTATCGCCCTGTCAATCACCATGCCCCTGCTCTCCATTGCCGGCACCATGTTCGGACTTCTCGGCGGTTATCTGGTCGCGGTGTTTTACCTTGACATTTCCTCCGGGCTTTTCATACGGGAAATGATGAAGAACATCGTCTTCATCGACGTCGTGGCGAACGTGGTAAAGTCCGTCGTTTTTTCCTGGCTCATCATCTGGATAGGCTCGTTCCACGGATTCAGGGTGCGCGGAGGCGCGGAATCGGTGGGAAAGGAAACCACGGCCAGCGTGGTGACGGGAATTTTCATTATCATCATGGCGGACGCGGCTTTTTCGTTTATTTTTTAA
- a CDS encoding PTS sugar transporter subunit IIA: MPFQDYVKVPAVVDLKSTEKMEAIKELVKELCKALKVGRRQKAFVEDILKREEAASTFIGQGIAIPHLRADINDDFAIAVGRSVAGVKYDAARGALAYVIVLVITNEHADNTGHIQLLSEVASFFKADAVRAKLLSAPAGVDFAELFSPAAGVTDEEKPQKVVKKASAPVLSAAIDLAKDIKATAIMVFADAVRDNDFLDVLKGRGKVIVVTSNKSRFDPEDKRFAACIQAPSFPASRTGQVKIGMLLSLSRNLIDNNDKVVCLSGNSKTGVFDTVVALDVSSEYEFFFSNSPALLPPDIMPEVLERVLGLAAEIAVEGREGKPMGTIFVLGDTNTVNKYVTQLIINPFRGYSEAERNIIDPALAETIKEFAAIDGAFIITGDGIVLSGGSYLRPQAEVELLPSGFGSRHAAAAGITACTKALSITVSESTGQVTLFKNGAIVLTISKPVDREKSTIQKYL; the protein is encoded by the coding sequence ATGCCGTTCCAGGATTATGTCAAGGTCCCGGCGGTGGTCGATCTCAAGTCCACCGAGAAGATGGAGGCGATCAAGGAACTCGTGAAGGAGCTGTGCAAGGCGCTCAAGGTGGGTCGCCGGCAGAAGGCCTTTGTGGAAGACATCCTCAAGCGCGAGGAAGCGGCCTCCACGTTCATCGGCCAGGGGATCGCCATCCCGCACCTGCGCGCCGACATCAATGACGATTTCGCCATCGCGGTCGGCAGAAGCGTCGCGGGCGTCAAGTACGACGCCGCGCGCGGCGCGCTCGCCTACGTCATCGTGCTGGTGATCACCAACGAGCACGCCGACAACACCGGGCACATCCAACTGCTGTCGGAGGTGGCCTCCTTTTTCAAGGCCGACGCGGTGCGGGCCAAGCTGCTGTCGGCCCCCGCCGGCGTTGACTTTGCGGAACTTTTCTCGCCGGCCGCGGGCGTCACCGACGAGGAGAAGCCGCAGAAGGTGGTGAAGAAGGCGTCGGCGCCGGTGCTCAGCGCCGCCATCGACCTGGCCAAGGACATCAAGGCGACGGCGATCATGGTGTTCGCCGACGCGGTGCGCGACAACGATTTCCTCGACGTGCTGAAGGGCAGGGGCAAGGTGATCGTGGTGACGAGCAACAAGTCGCGCTTCGACCCCGAGGACAAGCGGTTCGCCGCCTGCATCCAGGCGCCGTCGTTTCCGGCCTCGCGCACCGGCCAGGTGAAGATCGGCATGCTGCTGTCGCTGTCACGCAACCTGATTGACAACAACGACAAGGTCGTGTGCCTGTCGGGCAATTCAAAGACCGGCGTGTTCGATACGGTCGTGGCGCTCGACGTTTCGAGCGAGTACGAGTTTTTCTTCTCCAATTCGCCGGCGCTCCTGCCGCCCGACATCATGCCCGAGGTGCTCGAGCGCGTGCTCGGGCTCGCGGCGGAGATCGCGGTGGAGGGGCGCGAGGGCAAACCCATGGGAACGATCTTTGTGCTCGGCGACACCAACACCGTGAACAAATACGTGACGCAGCTCATCATCAATCCGTTCCGCGGCTACAGCGAGGCCGAGCGCAACATCATCGATCCGGCGCTCGCCGAAACCATTAAGGAGTTCGCGGCCATCGACGGCGCATTCATCATCACGGGCGACGGCATCGTGCTCTCGGGTGGAAGTTATTTAAGACCCCAAGCCGAGGTTGAATTGCTGCCGAGCGGGTTCGGTTCACGCCATGCGGCTGCGGCGGGAATTACGGCGTGCACGAAAGCGCTGTCGATAACGGTTTCGGAGTCGACCGGCCAGGTGACACTATTTAAAAATGGCGCGATCGTCTTGACGATCTCAAAGCCGGTTGACAGAGAGAAAAGTACGATACAGAAATATTTGTAA
- a CDS encoding DUF6057 family protein produces MNVSGLKSGLLKRDFPFFQALLFFSAYYLFILFYVQPGVIYTFNGAHKFSYLFEFTKEYAAGIASVPGGLTKLTITLLVEACGLPWLGALLTTGMAWLLFYLPIAVGKKAGGSLPSFLSFIWYVPPALLLAVVSRYEMHYFPAIVAAAGSLALCALFQRVPSGLSRLRPVVFFILGLLSYYAFSLPGLLFLAAGMLCEFHSSKSFFPTFIAGLCVVGIVIICKFSMFPFDQVFNYSTMFDVKRPVLYLYSCPLAIALLSGLPITDKKTNAKKTPNAGTISAVAGFLMTSALLAGVMVFTVQSSTTENIRGLGQALHYTRYGQWDKILDMRKSAIFRDFPARSTNTQLMVTHAIYRALFHTGQFSSNMLSFPQSCDPEPLLLFNMSWLVYFPAWALGADVALDLGSTALAEKLLGEAMENMGPHPFLMYARARVQIARGNMELAGAYLQKLRHAPQYGIAAGRLLDQIAKDPLCHADPEVARLRSLMDREDFILNNVSAEKLLVSLLRSNHANKMAFEYLMAYYLLSRRPDKVAKLLYRVDDFGYAETPRLYQEALVVYQREHPDSSAGLVLPKAGIAKETFERGDRFIQALDAYGNRPGAEKALLKEFGNTYFYFYTFGFIPGGKQ; encoded by the coding sequence ATGAATGTTTCCGGTCTCAAGAGCGGGTTGTTAAAGCGGGATTTTCCGTTTTTCCAGGCACTCCTTTTCTTCTCGGCCTATTACCTGTTCATTCTCTTCTACGTCCAGCCGGGCGTCATCTATACCTTCAACGGCGCCCATAAGTTTTCCTATCTCTTTGAGTTTACAAAAGAATATGCCGCCGGAATAGCATCGGTTCCCGGCGGGTTGACAAAATTGACCATCACGCTTCTCGTCGAGGCGTGCGGGCTCCCGTGGCTCGGCGCGCTGCTCACTACCGGCATGGCCTGGCTGCTGTTTTACCTGCCGATCGCAGTCGGAAAAAAGGCCGGCGGCTCCCTGCCTTCGTTTCTTTCGTTCATCTGGTATGTACCGCCGGCGCTGCTGCTTGCGGTCGTGTCACGGTACGAAATGCATTATTTCCCCGCCATCGTCGCGGCGGCGGGATCGCTTGCGCTCTGTGCGCTGTTTCAGCGCGTGCCGTCTGGTTTGTCTAGGCTCCGCCCCGTTGTTTTTTTTATTCTGGGACTTCTCTCCTATTACGCCTTCAGCCTGCCGGGGCTTTTATTTTTGGCGGCCGGCATGCTTTGCGAATTTCATTCGTCAAAATCCTTTTTTCCGACCTTTATTGCCGGCCTGTGCGTTGTCGGCATCGTCATCATTTGTAAATTCTCCATGTTCCCTTTTGACCAGGTTTTCAATTATTCCACGATGTTTGACGTGAAAAGACCGGTCCTCTACCTTTACTCGTGTCCATTGGCCATCGCGCTTTTATCCGGCTTACCCATAACGGATAAAAAAACAAATGCGAAAAAGACTCCTAATGCTGGAACCATTTCAGCAGTCGCGGGTTTTTTAATGACGTCCGCCCTCCTCGCCGGCGTGATGGTCTTCACCGTTCAAAGCAGCACGACGGAGAACATCCGCGGCCTCGGCCAGGCGCTGCACTACACCCGTTACGGGCAGTGGGACAAAATACTTGACATGAGAAAATCGGCCATTTTCAGGGATTTCCCGGCCAGGTCTACCAACACCCAGCTCATGGTCACCCATGCGATCTACCGCGCGCTGTTTCACACCGGGCAGTTTTCCTCGAACATGCTTTCGTTCCCCCAGTCATGCGATCCCGAGCCGCTGCTGCTCTTCAACATGTCGTGGCTGGTGTACTTTCCCGCCTGGGCCCTCGGCGCCGACGTCGCCCTCGACCTCGGCTCAACCGCGCTCGCGGAAAAGCTCCTGGGGGAGGCCATGGAAAACATGGGACCGCACCCCTTCCTCATGTACGCTCGCGCACGGGTGCAGATCGCGCGCGGGAACATGGAGCTTGCCGGAGCCTATTTGCAAAAGTTAAGGCATGCGCCGCAGTACGGCATTGCGGCGGGCCGCCTTCTGGATCAAATCGCAAAGGATCCTTTATGTCATGCCGACCCCGAGGTCGCGCGGCTCCGGTCGCTGATGGACCGTGAGGATTTCATTCTCAACAACGTCAGCGCGGAAAAACTGCTGGTAAGCCTTTTGCGGAGCAACCACGCGAACAAAATGGCCTTTGAATACCTCATGGCATACTACCTGCTTTCGCGCAGGCCCGACAAGGTGGCGAAACTGCTGTACCGTGTCGATGATTTCGGCTACGCGGAAACGCCGCGGCTTTATCAGGAGGCGCTTGTCGTTTACCAGCGGGAACACCCGGATTCATCGGCGGGCCTGGTGCTGCCGAAGGCCGGCATTGCCAAAGAAACGTTCGAACGCGGCGACCGGTTTATTCAAGCGCTTGACGCATACGGAAACCGTCCGGGCGCGGAAAAGGCCCTTCTGAAAGAATTCGGGAACACCTACTTTTACTTCTACACGTTCGGTTTCATCCCCGGAGGAAAACAGTGA